A segment of the Capnocytophaga sp. ARDL2 genome:
GTAAATGAATTTCTGAAAGGCTCATAAGTTAATGCCAGAAGAATGGCACTTACCAAAGTACAGCGTTCGTTTTCTTGGATAGAATAAGCGTGAAATAACTCATTGAGATATATCGCTTTATCAACGATGTTAATATGTAAAAGTGTATCAGCAAAATGTTCGTTTCGGAAATATTTCAGATAACTATTGATGGAACGGAGTTCTCTGTCGTTTTCTAATTTTTCGTAATCAGAATTGCCTTTTTTCCAAAGAAAATGCGACACGCTAAGGTTATCTTTCGTTTCGCCACTTACAGCAATAGCAAGAACATTGAACTCTCGGCTCAATATTTTGGAATAGTGCAACACGCCATCTACGGCATAATCACGGATATTTTCCTGTTTAGTAGAGTTCTTACTTTCGTGTTTGCTAATCTCCGCCTTGGTTTCTATTACGATGATGTAATCGCTATTAGTAGGGAAAGTAATAATGAAATCAGGACGACCTTTGCCTGATTTTCCTGTTTTGGTAGCTCCTTTCAGCAATTCGTCAATCAATATATTTGCTGACTGTTGTCTTTCCAAAATTACTTTTATGGTTTTATCGGAAAAAAGAGGATCATTTTTGAAATGGTCATAAACAATGTTTTCCGTAAGTGTTTCATTTGCCATACTTTTTACTCATTTTCAGCACGGCAAATATTCTGATTTAAGCATAAAAAAAGCGTAGCTGTTTCGTATTTGCTTATTTACCAAAAGGTTCCGCCAAGAACCTAACACACAAATAAGCACGAAACAGCCCACGCTAATAGCGTGAGCCTTCGTGAACCTATTCTCGTGTGTTTAAAAAATTTGGCGGATTTTTTGGTGAGAATAAAAGCCGAAGCTCGTTATATCGTTATGTTAATTAAAAACTATTTCTTTGTCTTAATTCTTTTTTTGCAAAGGTATAATTTTTTTGGTAAAAAAATTTGTATGTGATATTTTTTATTGCCAACTGGCTCAAAGTGAATAAAGAAGCTGTTTTACCTCTTATCCACCGCTGGAAAACTTCCAAAAATCCACACACCCAATGGATTATAAAACGAACTACGAGAAAAATTGAACTATAAGTAATTTTGTCCCTTTTTTCCTATTTCATCCTTCTGCTTCAAGATAATTTTGCTAAAAATTAAAATTCAGAAAAAATGAAATTAAATGCAGGAATTATCACCGAAAAATTAGCGGAAACAAAAGCCTTTTACACCGAAATTTTAAACTTTGGGGTAACTTTTGAAAACGATTTTCATCTTTTGCTCCACACACCCAACCAAGAGGCGGAAATCAGTTTTTTGCTTCCCAACCACCCAAGCCAACAGCCTATTTTTCAGCTTCCCTTTCAAAATCAAGGTGTATATATCACCATCGAAGTAGAAAATGTAGATGAGATTTATAGAGAATTGAAAGCTAAAAACATACCCATAGAAATTGAGCTACGAAACGAACCTTGGGGCGATAGACATTTCGCTATCAAAGACCCTAATAACATCGGTATCGACATAGTAACCTACACAAAACCTGAATAATAATGAATATTATTTCCTAGAAATAACATTGACTTACAAGCAAATAAGTAGCTGTCCGAAAAATATTGGACAGTTTTTATATCTTCAACTTCCCAAAGGTTTCGCTAATCATTTCTATTCGTTTTTTAACTTTTTCGGCGGAAGCGTCAAGGGTGTAGCCTTCGTCTAAAAGTTCCTTGATGAGAAGCATTTTTTTGATGTTTTTGTAATCGTAGCGGCGGTTTTTACCCTCCTCTTCGGTCAGACTTTTGATGATGCCTTTGTCCTCCCAATAGCGGATTTGTCGGGTAGGAATGCCTGTAATTTGCGATACTTCACCGATGCCTACTACTAATTTTTCCAAAAACTCAAAATCAAAACAAAGGTCTTTATTTTCTTCCATTTTGTAGAAATTATTAACATAAGATGATGCAAATGTACTTTGTTTGAAGGTATTTTACAAATTTATTCTTTTACAAAAATACTTAAATGATTGATATATAACATTTAACAAAACAAAATTGTAAATAAATTCTAATAATTGTTGTTTATTTAAAAATAAAGCGTTTATTTTGCATTTGTAAATAATTTACAATAAAGGGAGTTTTAAAGTAATTTAAAAACAATAAGAAAATGAAGTATCTAATTTTAATTTTGACAGCTATGAGCACATTTTTTCATCAAGCAGACGCACAGAAACTAAGTTTTGAACAAGCTAAACCATATTTGGAGGCTTTTCAAAAAAGTATTGAAATCCCCAAAGAATATCAATTTCATTCGGTGGAAAAGGTGAAAATTGACAAGGTAACGGCTTATCTGTTTCGTTACGAAAAGACAGAAAATAAAGGAATGCGTGGCGAACATTTTTCGTTTGTAATTTCTGAAAAAGAGAAAAAAATATTGGGCTTTACCCTTATGGACAAACGCTATTCAGAGGAAAAATGGCTTTCAAAACAGGAAACTGAACAAGTTGCCAAGAAATTCCTGCAAGAAATAGATAATACACTTGCAGAGGGTTTGAAAAACCTTTGGATAGAACCACATAATGAAGAGATTATCATAAATGGGAAATCATTGTCAATCAACGGAATGAAATACAAATGTTTTCGTCCTTCACATAATGACTACGCTTGGGTAATCGTGGGTTCAGACAGGACAATTATTACTTTTGAACGCGATATACTTTGGGACAATCACCAACAAAAACGCATTACCGAAAAATGGCTGCACGACAATTGGAAAATTAAAAACAATAAATAACTAACAATGAACTTATTGCAAAATAAAAACGCCGTCATCACAGGCGGAAGTGATGGCATTGGCTTGGGTATTTCGGAGGCTTTTGCTCAAAATGGAGCAAACTTAATTTTAATAGGTAGAAACACAGATAAACTGGAAAAAGCGAAACTACAATTAGCAAAATATCCTGTTGTAATTCATTTAATATCAGTTGATTTGAGTGATACGAATCAAATTGATTGGATTTCAGAAGAAATTACAAAATATTGCCCCAAAATAGATATTTTGGTCAATAACGCAGGAATCGGGAAGTTTGTCCCTTTTTCTGAAACCGATGAAACGATTTTAGATTTACATCTGAACCTCAATGTAAAAACACCTTATCTGCTGACACAAAAACTCTTGCCTCAACTTGTTGAAAGCAAAGGAAATGTAATTAATATTTCGTCTTATTTCGCTCACAGAATGTTGGTGGGGAGAACTACTACGGCATATTCTATAACCAAAGGAGCAATAAATGCTTTCACGAAATCATTAGCTTTTGAAGTTGGAAATCTAGGCGTTCGGGTCAATGCCATTGCTCCAGGAAGCATTTCTACACCACAGTTTGACCGCAATTTGGCAAGTTTACCCACCGAAAAGCAAGTCGCTTTTCACGAAATGGTAAAAAACATTTATCCTCTTGGGAAAATCGGAAATGTGGAAGACATTGGTAAAATGGCGGTTTTCCTTGCCTCAGATAATGCCAATTGGATTACAGGAGCAATATTTGCCGTAGATGGCGGACTTACAACAAATTAAAAAAACAATTCACAATGAAAGAATTTAAAAAGACACTTGTATTTGTGTTTTTCATAGCTACACCACTTTGCTTGGTGAATAGTCTGATTTTCAACGGAAACAGTTGGTGGTCAGCTTTTTGTTTGAGTTATATAGTATCTGTCCCTCAGGCGATTGTATATGTTACTATTATTAAGTGGATTACAAAAAGAAATAGTAAAAATAATACAATTTTGAAATGAATAAATGAAATAATTAAAAAACATTATTAAACAACGAAAAACGCCCCAATTAAGGGGCGTTGTAATTCTGATTTTATTTGTTTTAATCCCACTGATTATTCGTAGATACAGCGTATTTCCCACCGCCTGTAAAGGCTAATGCCAAAGCTCCGAAGAGGAACAATCCTACAAGTTCTGCCACCCAACCGCCGTGCTGTGTGAGGGCAAAAAGGTTGTCGTATCCTAAGAACAGAATCATTAAACCTGTGGCTGCCAATACCAATGCCGAGATACGTGTACGGAAACCAATTACGATGAGGAGCGGTGCAATAATTTCTCCCACAAAAACACCATAGCTGATAAACGTTGGTAATCCTTTGGCTTCCAAGAGCGACTGAATGTACCCCAACGCTCCTGAATTTAGTAATTTATGGATTCCGTGTGGAATCATTAATAATCCTACGGAAAGACGAAGAATTAAAAGTCCTAAATCTTTGTTTTGAAATATACTCATCGTAATTTAATTTTTATGGTAACTGCATTGGTACTTCCATCAATAGAATTTGTGAATCCTCAAGTGCTTCTAAATCAAATTCTGAAGTATCGTAAATTCCGTAACCATCTCTTTGATCTAATACTTGGTCGCCTATTTTTGCTTTTCCTTTGATAACGAATACATACACCCCATTACCTTCTTTATTTAGCTTGTATGTTTTTGAGTTTCCTGCG
Coding sequences within it:
- a CDS encoding DoxX family protein, coding for MSIFQNKDLGLLILRLSVGLLMIPHGIHKLLNSGALGYIQSLLEAKGLPTFISYGVFVGEIIAPLLIVIGFRTRISALVLAATGLMILFLGYDNLFALTQHGGWVAELVGLFLFGALALAFTGGGKYAVSTNNQWD
- a CDS encoding MerR family transcriptional regulator, whose translation is MEENKDLCFDFEFLEKLVVGIGEVSQITGIPTRQIRYWEDKGIIKSLTEEEGKNRRYDYKNIKKMLLIKELLDEGYTLDASAEKVKKRIEMISETFGKLKI
- a CDS encoding SDR family NAD(P)-dependent oxidoreductase encodes the protein MNLLQNKNAVITGGSDGIGLGISEAFAQNGANLILIGRNTDKLEKAKLQLAKYPVVIHLISVDLSDTNQIDWISEEITKYCPKIDILVNNAGIGKFVPFSETDETILDLHLNLNVKTPYLLTQKLLPQLVESKGNVINISSYFAHRMLVGRTTTAYSITKGAINAFTKSLAFEVGNLGVRVNAIAPGSISTPQFDRNLASLPTEKQVAFHEMVKNIYPLGKIGNVEDIGKMAVFLASDNANWITGAIFAVDGGLTTN
- a CDS encoding VOC family protein; the protein is MKLNAGIITEKLAETKAFYTEILNFGVTFENDFHLLLHTPNQEAEISFLLPNHPSQQPIFQLPFQNQGVYITIEVENVDEIYRELKAKNIPIEIELRNEPWGDRHFAIKDPNNIGIDIVTYTKPE